A window of Cohnella herbarum contains these coding sequences:
- a CDS encoding M56 family metallopeptidase yields MPLHQISISASVFILAVIFLRFLLIHKLPKMTFMFLWGVALIQLLVPVSVQSQFSIFTAAEHLSGIFTVPQSIPAPESSTVVIGTTVIMPPLTEHVTAPITPLKTASQISPIVWVWLVGFTLCALFFIVPHLRYRKIYKMAVPIKNDFIKKWQHSNMLWRDVQIRQLDHISTPLTYGIFQPVVLLPKNLDYDDEKQLALILTHEFTHIKRFDTLKKWILAASVCVHWFNPLAWGMYILANRDIELFCDETVIRKIGENTKATYARALVRLEEKKIGLSPMISGFSKNSTEERIISIMKTKKITITTTLLAIGLVASVVIIFATSALDKTEPSTDVDNSTAEPSAEAVPAFYQGAITTEIVPALSQGATATDLMPHDLTFNKKYDVPRLIDGLMASKYRAVYMDNEIVLRVTMDNTVQISKDNGAVWKKYDTDEIDAKEFAKWLLINDPIPGYSMKEVQSRLANGAEVKHLVFENVKEMYFIIDRNGVQIELVQPEKISSVLIDGQRMMITSAISAQMLKSFYDLLVSNNILSETHADQDYSERMKYLEKNLPNFIVSK; encoded by the coding sequence ATGCCGTTACATCAAATAAGCATCTCGGCTTCCGTCTTTATTCTTGCGGTTATTTTCTTACGTTTCTTGCTGATTCACAAGCTGCCCAAAATGACCTTTATGTTTCTTTGGGGCGTTGCGTTAATTCAATTGCTTGTACCAGTTTCAGTTCAATCGCAATTCAGCATTTTTACGGCAGCGGAACATTTAAGCGGAATATTTACAGTGCCCCAATCGATTCCCGCGCCGGAAAGTTCAACAGTTGTTATTGGAACTACGGTAATCATGCCGCCCCTTACAGAACATGTGACCGCGCCGATTACGCCGCTGAAGACGGCTTCGCAAATATCGCCCATCGTATGGGTGTGGTTAGTTGGTTTTACGTTATGTGCTTTATTTTTTATCGTTCCGCATTTAAGGTATCGCAAAATCTACAAAATGGCTGTGCCTATAAAAAACGATTTTATAAAAAAATGGCAGCATTCAAATATGTTATGGCGAGATGTTCAAATCAGGCAACTAGATCATATTTCAACGCCGCTTACCTACGGTATTTTTCAGCCTGTTGTACTCTTGCCGAAAAATTTAGATTATGACGATGAGAAACAACTTGCGCTTATCCTGACCCACGAATTTACGCACATCAAGCGATTCGACACCCTAAAAAAATGGATTCTTGCCGCTAGCGTATGCGTCCATTGGTTCAACCCTTTAGCATGGGGCATGTATATCCTTGCCAACCGTGATATCGAGCTATTCTGTGATGAAACGGTCATACGGAAAATTGGAGAAAACACGAAAGCTACTTATGCTAGGGCACTTGTCCGGTTAGAAGAAAAGAAAATCGGTTTGTCGCCGATGATTAGCGGCTTTTCCAAAAACTCGACCGAAGAAAGGATTATATCGATTATGAAAACCAAGAAAATCACGATCACCACGACGCTGCTCGCTATTGGGCTTGTAGCAAGTGTCGTTATTATCTTTGCGACTTCTGCATTGGACAAAACGGAACCTTCTACGGATGTCGACAATTCTACAGCCGAACCTTCAGCCGAAGCCGTGCCCGCATTCTATCAAGGTGCCATCACTACCGAAATAGTGCCAGCATTATCTCAAGGTGCCACCGCTACAGATTTAATGCCGCACGATCTAACATTCAACAAGAAATATGATGTGCCGAGGTTGATAGACGGCCTTATGGCTTCAAAGTATCGTGCAGTTTATATGGATAACGAAATAGTTCTTCGTGTCACGATGGATAACACAGTACAGATAAGCAAAGATAATGGCGCGGTTTGGAAAAAATATGATACAGACGAAATCGATGCAAAAGAATTTGCAAAATGGCTGCTGATAAATGATCCCATTCCGGGCTATTCCATGAAAGAAGTTCAGAGTCGCTTGGCAAACGGGGCTGAAGTAAAACATTTAGTGTTTGAGAATGTAAAAGAGATGTATTTCATAATCGACAGGAACGGCGTACAGATTGAACTTGTGCAGCCTGAAAAAATATCTTCCGTTCTGATCGACGGTCAAAGAATGATGATTACTTCCGCTATATCAGCCCAGATGCTGAAATCATTTTATGACTTGTTAGTGTCGAACAATATACTTTCGGAAACTCATGCAGATCAAGATTATTCGGAAAGAATGAAGTATCTTGAAAAAAATCTCCCTAACTTTATTGTGTCGAAATAA
- a CDS encoding BlaI/MecI/CopY family transcriptional regulator — protein MKLFDSELNIMEILWRDGDTAAKRIAEIAKEKIGWSKTTTYTIIKRCLDKGAIERREPNFVCHALVTREQAQEHETTELINKMYDGAPDRLIASLLGQKRLSTEEISRLKRLIDSME, from the coding sequence ATGAAGTTATTCGATAGCGAACTTAATATTATGGAAATTTTGTGGAGAGACGGCGATACGGCCGCAAAGAGGATTGCGGAAATCGCAAAGGAAAAAATAGGTTGGAGTAAGACAACAACTTATACCATTATCAAAAGATGCCTTGATAAAGGGGCGATTGAACGGCGGGAGCCTAATTTTGTTTGCCATGCGCTTGTTACGCGAGAGCAGGCGCAAGAACACGAAACTACGGAACTTATTAATAAAATGTATGATGGCGCCCCCGACAGACTGATTGCTTCATTGTTGGGACAGAAACGACTGTCGACGGAAGAAATCAGCCGCTTGAAACGTCTTATCGATAGCATGGAGTGA